One genomic segment of Anguilla anguilla isolate fAngAng1 chromosome 2, fAngAng1.pri, whole genome shotgun sequence includes these proteins:
- the LOC118221064 gene encoding cytohesin-1-like isoform X2, translating into MDVDNYVPDDLTPEEQQDLENIQKRKRELLQEIQRLKDEIAEVTNEIENLGSTEERKNMQRNKHVAMGRKKFNMDPKKGIQFLIENDLLKNTCEDIAQFLYKGEGLNKTAIGDYLGERDDFNIQVLHVFVDLHEFTDLNLVQALRQFLPFLQLIGWFCRQFLWSFRLPGEAQKIDRMMEAFAQRYCQCNPGVFQSTDTCYVLSFAVIMLNTSLHNPNVKDKPSVERFIAMNHGINDGGDLPKELLRKLYESIKNEPFKIPEDDGNDLTHTFFNPDREGWLLKLGGGRVKTWKRRWFILTDNCLYYFEYTTDKEPRGIIPLENLSIRQVEDSKKPHCFELFIPDSKDRVIKACKTEADGRMVQGNHTFYRISAPTAEEMEEWINSIRAAISRDPFYEMLAARKKKASSLKRH; encoded by the exons ATGGACGTGGATAACTACG tccctgaTGACCTCACtccagaggagcagcaggaccTGGAGAACATCCAAAAACGCAAACGAGAGCTGCTGCAGgagatacag cgccTAAAGGATGAGATAGCAGAGGTGACCAATGAGATCGAGAACCTGGGCTCCACAGAAGAGAG GAAAAACATGCAAAGGAATAAACATGTGGCCATGGGCCGCAAGAAATTCAACATGGATCCTAAAAAG GGGATCCAGTTCCTGATTGAGAATGACCTGCTGAAGAACACCTGTGAAGACATTGCCCAGTTCCTCTacaaaggggaggggcttaacaAGACTGCTATTGGAGATTACCTGGGGGAGAG GGATGACTTTAACATCCAGGTCCTGCACGTGTTTGTGGATCTCCATGAGTTCACAGACCTGAACCTGGTCCAGGCCCTCAG GCAGTTCCTGCCATTCTTGCAGCTTATTGGCTGGTTTTGCAGGCAATTCCTGTGGAGTTTCCGGTTGCCGGGGGAGGCGCAGAAGATCGACCGCATGATGGAAGCTTTTGCCCAGAGATACTGCCAGTGCAATCCTGGGGTCTTCCAGTCTACAG ATACCTGCTACGTTCTGTCATTCGCCGTCATCATGCTGAACACCAGCCTGCACAACCCCAACGTGAAGGACAAGCCGTCTGTGGAGCGATTTATCGCCATGAACCACGGCATCAACGACGGGGGAGACCTTCCTAAGGAGCTgctgagg AAGTTGTATGAGAGCATAAAGAACGAGCCTTTCAAGATCCCGGAGGATGATGGGAATGATCTCACTCACACCTTCTTTAACCCGGACCGTGAAGGCTGGCTCCTTAAACTGGG AGGCGGTCGAGTGAAGACCTGGAAAAGGCGGTGGTTCATCCTCACAGACAACTGCCTGTACTACTTTGAGTACACCACT GACAAAGAGCCGAGAGGGATTATCCCGCTGGAGAACTTGAGCATACGGCAAGTAGAGGACTCCAAGAAGCCA CACTGCTTTGAGCTCTTCATCCCGGACAGTAAGGACCGGGTGATAAAGGCCTGTAAGACCGAGGCGGATGGGCGGATGGTGCAGGGGAACCACACCTTCTACCGAATCTCCGCCCCCACCGCcgaggagatggaggagtggATCAACAGCATcag GGCAGCCATCAGCCGGGACCCTTTCTACGAGATGCTAGCAGCCAGGAAGAAGAAAGCATCCTCCCTGAAGAGGCACTAG
- the LOC118221064 gene encoding cytohesin-1-like isoform X3, with product MQRNKHVAMGRKKFNMDPKKGIQFLIENDLLKNTCEDIAQFLYKGEGLNKTAIGDYLGERDDFNIQVLHVFVDLHEFTDLNLVQALRQFLPFLQLIGWFCRQFLWSFRLPGEAQKIDRMMEAFAQRYCQCNPGVFQSTDTCYVLSFAVIMLNTSLHNPNVKDKPSVERFIAMNHGINDGGDLPKELLRKLYESIKNEPFKIPEDDGNDLTHTFFNPDREGWLLKLGGGRVKTWKRRWFILTDNCLYYFEYTTDKEPRGIIPLENLSIRQVEDSKKPHCFELFIPDSKDRVIKACKTEADGRMVQGNHTFYRISAPTAEEMEEWINSIRAAISRDPFYEMLAARKKKASSLKRH from the exons ATGCAAAGGAATAAACATGTGGCCATGGGCCGCAAGAAATTCAACATGGATCCTAAAAAG GGGATCCAGTTCCTGATTGAGAATGACCTGCTGAAGAACACCTGTGAAGACATTGCCCAGTTCCTCTacaaaggggaggggcttaacaAGACTGCTATTGGAGATTACCTGGGGGAGAG GGATGACTTTAACATCCAGGTCCTGCACGTGTTTGTGGATCTCCATGAGTTCACAGACCTGAACCTGGTCCAGGCCCTCAG GCAGTTCCTGCCATTCTTGCAGCTTATTGGCTGGTTTTGCAGGCAATTCCTGTGGAGTTTCCGGTTGCCGGGGGAGGCGCAGAAGATCGACCGCATGATGGAAGCTTTTGCCCAGAGATACTGCCAGTGCAATCCTGGGGTCTTCCAGTCTACAG ATACCTGCTACGTTCTGTCATTCGCCGTCATCATGCTGAACACCAGCCTGCACAACCCCAACGTGAAGGACAAGCCGTCTGTGGAGCGATTTATCGCCATGAACCACGGCATCAACGACGGGGGAGACCTTCCTAAGGAGCTgctgagg AAGTTGTATGAGAGCATAAAGAACGAGCCTTTCAAGATCCCGGAGGATGATGGGAATGATCTCACTCACACCTTCTTTAACCCGGACCGTGAAGGCTGGCTCCTTAAACTGGG AGGCGGTCGAGTGAAGACCTGGAAAAGGCGGTGGTTCATCCTCACAGACAACTGCCTGTACTACTTTGAGTACACCACT GACAAAGAGCCGAGAGGGATTATCCCGCTGGAGAACTTGAGCATACGGCAAGTAGAGGACTCCAAGAAGCCA CACTGCTTTGAGCTCTTCATCCCGGACAGTAAGGACCGGGTGATAAAGGCCTGTAAGACCGAGGCGGATGGGCGGATGGTGCAGGGGAACCACACCTTCTACCGAATCTCCGCCCCCACCGCcgaggagatggaggagtggATCAACAGCATcag GGCAGCCATCAGCCGGGACCCTTTCTACGAGATGCTAGCAGCCAGGAAGAAGAAAGCATCCTCCCTGAAGAGGCACTAG
- the LOC118221064 gene encoding cytohesin-1-like isoform X1 → MGTVSELCASSFQAFLCPTVHPAPPVPDDLTPEEQQDLENIQKRKRELLQEIQRLKDEIAEVTNEIENLGSTEERKNMQRNKHVAMGRKKFNMDPKKGIQFLIENDLLKNTCEDIAQFLYKGEGLNKTAIGDYLGERDDFNIQVLHVFVDLHEFTDLNLVQALRQFLWSFRLPGEAQKIDRMMEAFAQRYCQCNPGVFQSTDTCYVLSFAVIMLNTSLHNPNVKDKPSVERFIAMNHGINDGGDLPKELLRKLYESIKNEPFKIPEDDGNDLTHTFFNPDREGWLLKLGGRVKTWKRRWFILTDNCLYYFEYTTDKEPRGIIPLENLSIRQVEDSKKPHCFELFIPDSKDRVIKACKTEADGRMVQGNHTFYRISAPTAEEMEEWINSIRAAISRDPFYEMLAARKKKASSLKRH, encoded by the exons ATGGGGACAGTGAGTGAACTTTGCGCCTCCAGTTTCCAGGCATTCCTGTGTCCGACAGTGCACCCCGCACCCCCAG tccctgaTGACCTCACtccagaggagcagcaggaccTGGAGAACATCCAAAAACGCAAACGAGAGCTGCTGCAGgagatacag cgccTAAAGGATGAGATAGCAGAGGTGACCAATGAGATCGAGAACCTGGGCTCCACAGAAGAGAG GAAAAACATGCAAAGGAATAAACATGTGGCCATGGGCCGCAAGAAATTCAACATGGATCCTAAAAAG GGGATCCAGTTCCTGATTGAGAATGACCTGCTGAAGAACACCTGTGAAGACATTGCCCAGTTCCTCTacaaaggggaggggcttaacaAGACTGCTATTGGAGATTACCTGGGGGAGAG GGATGACTTTAACATCCAGGTCCTGCACGTGTTTGTGGATCTCCATGAGTTCACAGACCTGAACCTGGTCCAGGCCCTCAG GCAATTCCTGTGGAGTTTCCGGTTGCCGGGGGAGGCGCAGAAGATCGACCGCATGATGGAAGCTTTTGCCCAGAGATACTGCCAGTGCAATCCTGGGGTCTTCCAGTCTACAG ATACCTGCTACGTTCTGTCATTCGCCGTCATCATGCTGAACACCAGCCTGCACAACCCCAACGTGAAGGACAAGCCGTCTGTGGAGCGATTTATCGCCATGAACCACGGCATCAACGACGGGGGAGACCTTCCTAAGGAGCTgctgagg AAGTTGTATGAGAGCATAAAGAACGAGCCTTTCAAGATCCCGGAGGATGATGGGAATGATCTCACTCACACCTTCTTTAACCCGGACCGTGAAGGCTGGCTCCTTAAACTGG GCGGTCGAGTGAAGACCTGGAAAAGGCGGTGGTTCATCCTCACAGACAACTGCCTGTACTACTTTGAGTACACCACT GACAAAGAGCCGAGAGGGATTATCCCGCTGGAGAACTTGAGCATACGGCAAGTAGAGGACTCCAAGAAGCCA CACTGCTTTGAGCTCTTCATCCCGGACAGTAAGGACCGGGTGATAAAGGCCTGTAAGACCGAGGCGGATGGGCGGATGGTGCAGGGGAACCACACCTTCTACCGAATCTCCGCCCCCACCGCcgaggagatggaggagtggATCAACAGCATcag GGCAGCCATCAGCCGGGACCCTTTCTACGAGATGCTAGCAGCCAGGAAGAAGAAAGCATCCTCCCTGAAGAGGCACTAG